In Bremerella alba, one DNA window encodes the following:
- a CDS encoding DEAD/DEAH box helicase, with protein sequence MSLELFHPVVQAWFTKRFGKPTDAQNGGWPSIAEGRCTLIAAPTGSGKTLAAFMVCLDRLFRRWLAGNLLDTTYVVYVSPLKALSNDIHRNLDVPLMEICDMAESMGMLPPQIRTAVRTGDTPPSQRQAMTRRPPHILVTTPESLYLMLTAEKSRKTLRHVDTVIVDEIHALARDKRGSHLTLTLERLEALCIGPPTRIGLSATQKPIEEIARFLVGTERVDENQVPDCAIVDGGHRRQLDLEVSVPPSPLEAVCSNEQWGEVYDDLVKLIQSHHSTLVFVNTRRMAERVAHRLTEVLGDEVITSHHGSLAKEIRHSAEQRLKEGKLKAIVATASLEMGIDIGFIDLVVQIGSARSIANFLQRVGRSGHSLQGTPKGRLFPLTRDELIECLALMRSVDKGELDRIEIPVAPLDILAQQVVAEVSAEEQDEAELYARFKRAWPYRDLSLQKYQDVLEMLNEGVTRSIKTGAHIHRDRINGKLRPRRGARISATTSGGAIPDMPIYRVLTDPEKQVVGTVDEHFAVDSKAGDVFLLGNTSWRVLAIRGSDVIVQDAQSQPPSVPFWFGESPGRTIELSKEVADLREEIAEKIVAAAEDPSRERFQVQSQDGGLLESSFDQVDVETVKWIQAQCHATAWAAMQAVRYVAAQHAAMGLVPTQKKIVFERFFDEAGSMQLVVHAPLGTRINRAWGLAFRKRFCRSFDFELQASADDDGLVLSLGPQHSFPLEDMFKMLNSTNGQALLEQALLAFPMFGIRWRWNATRSLAILRFMGGKKVPPHMVRFRSDDLLAAAFPDQVGCLENHNEDIKYPDHPLVQQTLHDCLTEGMDVERWKDLLRAVEAGEVQFIARQTREPSPFAHERINANPYSFLDPAGLEDRRTRAVTTRRTLAPGEMKELGQLSPEAIATVRREAWPTARDPDELHDVLTTMVALPASQGQEWQPLFDRLVKQGRATRYLRDGHEPLWTATETLSIVQAALPGGTAEPSVEVPAGVGKQLESHQAWVELVRSAAPCLGPFSTEELAQTWRLKPSSVHAACEAVEAEGIILRGQYSTAGSSHEGDLQWCDRRLLARIHRLTVTGLRQQIQPVERDVFLRFLVRHQLLQRETKSSGSRGLNAVMNLLQGFEASAGSWERSLLAARMDDYDPDWLDEQLTSGELVWGRLRPPQGDAEEGPSMASLRRSVPMAVVQRENLGWLIPDVRQSAEALARGNAQDVLEALKSRGALFHQDIKVLTKLLPTHLDEALRELAALGLITCDSFSAVRKIVDDSGTKKSRTRRKSNATARAGRWSLFPGIVEEVSAEDYLHRWCLQLIARYGVIFRDLLHRESAAPSWAQLVPMLRRMERRGELRGGRFVKNAGGEQYGTEQAIYALRKLRDAKKEDPWAAVSGTDPLNLAGVLSEDPKIPAIHTNALIWQNGQVVATKRGGEIEFLRPVEPNDQMEMTRALHAGRRLPPQTIPIGFPRRRSTAS encoded by the coding sequence ATGTCGCTCGAGCTATTTCATCCTGTGGTTCAGGCCTGGTTCACTAAGCGGTTTGGCAAGCCAACCGATGCCCAAAACGGCGGTTGGCCGTCGATTGCCGAGGGTCGCTGTACGTTGATTGCGGCCCCGACGGGTTCAGGTAAGACGCTCGCCGCATTCATGGTCTGCTTAGACCGCTTGTTCCGCCGCTGGCTCGCCGGAAATCTGCTCGACACGACCTATGTCGTTTATGTCTCGCCGCTGAAAGCGCTCAGCAACGATATCCACCGCAACCTAGATGTCCCGTTGATGGAGATCTGCGACATGGCGGAAAGCATGGGCATGCTTCCGCCGCAAATTCGTACCGCCGTGCGAACCGGCGACACGCCACCATCGCAGCGTCAGGCCATGACCCGGCGGCCACCCCATATCCTGGTCACCACGCCAGAATCGCTGTACTTGATGCTGACAGCCGAGAAAAGCCGCAAGACACTACGGCATGTCGATACGGTCATCGTCGACGAAATCCACGCGTTGGCCCGCGACAAACGCGGCTCGCATTTGACGTTAACCTTGGAACGCCTGGAAGCACTGTGCATCGGGCCACCTACGCGGATTGGATTATCGGCCACGCAAAAACCGATCGAAGAGATTGCTCGCTTTTTGGTAGGTACCGAGCGAGTCGACGAGAATCAGGTGCCTGACTGCGCGATCGTCGACGGTGGTCATCGTCGCCAGCTCGACCTGGAAGTCAGCGTCCCCCCTTCCCCGCTGGAGGCGGTTTGCTCTAACGAGCAGTGGGGCGAAGTCTATGACGATTTGGTGAAACTGATCCAGTCGCATCACAGCACGTTGGTGTTCGTCAACACGCGCCGCATGGCCGAACGCGTCGCCCATCGCCTGACGGAAGTTCTGGGCGACGAGGTCATCACCAGCCACCACGGCAGCCTCGCCAAAGAGATTCGTCACTCGGCCGAACAGCGGCTCAAAGAAGGCAAACTCAAAGCGATTGTGGCGACCGCTTCCCTGGAGATGGGCATCGATATTGGCTTTATCGACCTGGTCGTACAGATCGGTTCGGCTCGCAGTATTGCGAACTTCCTGCAGCGTGTCGGTCGCTCTGGCCACTCGCTGCAAGGCACGCCCAAAGGTCGCTTGTTTCCGCTCACACGCGATGAACTGATCGAGTGCCTGGCCCTGATGCGGAGCGTCGACAAAGGGGAACTCGACCGGATTGAAATCCCCGTCGCCCCGCTCGACATTTTGGCGCAGCAGGTCGTCGCTGAAGTCTCTGCCGAAGAACAAGACGAAGCCGAGCTTTACGCACGATTCAAACGAGCCTGGCCTTATCGCGACCTTTCGCTTCAGAAATACCAGGACGTCCTGGAAATGCTCAACGAAGGGGTCACGCGTTCGATCAAGACCGGGGCGCACATCCACCGAGACCGCATTAACGGCAAGTTGCGGCCGCGGCGTGGGGCCCGCATCAGCGCAACTACCTCGGGCGGGGCCATCCCCGACATGCCAATCTACCGCGTGCTGACCGATCCCGAAAAGCAGGTCGTCGGCACCGTCGACGAGCACTTCGCCGTCGACAGCAAAGCCGGCGACGTCTTTCTGCTGGGCAACACCTCGTGGCGGGTGTTGGCTATTCGTGGCAGTGACGTGATTGTTCAGGATGCCCAAAGTCAGCCACCGAGCGTGCCATTTTGGTTCGGCGAATCTCCTGGCCGTACGATCGAGCTTTCCAAAGAAGTCGCCGACCTGCGCGAGGAAATCGCCGAGAAGATTGTCGCCGCCGCCGAGGACCCTTCTCGCGAACGCTTCCAAGTTCAGTCGCAAGATGGCGGACTGCTAGAATCCTCGTTCGATCAGGTCGATGTCGAGACGGTGAAATGGATTCAAGCTCAGTGCCATGCCACGGCCTGGGCGGCGATGCAGGCCGTCCGATATGTGGCCGCTCAGCACGCGGCGATGGGCCTGGTGCCGACGCAAAAGAAAATCGTCTTCGAGCGTTTCTTCGACGAAGCCGGAAGCATGCAATTGGTCGTTCACGCGCCGCTGGGCACACGCATCAATCGAGCCTGGGGGCTCGCGTTTCGCAAACGGTTCTGCCGTTCATTCGACTTCGAACTGCAGGCCAGCGCCGACGACGATGGGCTGGTCCTTTCGCTCGGGCCGCAGCATAGTTTTCCGCTAGAAGACATGTTCAAGATGCTGAACTCGACCAACGGCCAGGCCCTGCTCGAACAAGCGCTGCTGGCCTTTCCCATGTTCGGCATCCGCTGGAGGTGGAATGCGACGCGTTCGCTGGCAATCTTGCGTTTCATGGGGGGCAAAAAGGTCCCGCCCCATATGGTCCGCTTCCGCTCGGACGACCTGCTTGCCGCCGCATTCCCCGATCAAGTCGGGTGCCTGGAAAACCACAACGAAGACATCAAGTATCCCGACCACCCGCTCGTGCAGCAAACGCTGCACGACTGTCTGACCGAAGGCATGGACGTCGAACGCTGGAAGGACCTACTTCGAGCGGTCGAAGCGGGCGAAGTCCAGTTCATTGCCCGGCAAACGCGCGAGCCATCGCCGTTCGCACACGAACGCATCAACGCGAACCCTTATTCGTTTCTCGACCCGGCCGGACTCGAAGACCGGCGTACGCGGGCCGTCACCACACGTCGTACGTTGGCCCCTGGCGAGATGAAAGAACTGGGTCAACTTTCCCCCGAAGCGATCGCCACCGTACGCCGCGAGGCCTGGCCGACGGCTCGCGATCCGGACGAACTGCATGACGTGCTAACCACCATGGTGGCGTTGCCGGCATCGCAAGGCCAAGAGTGGCAGCCCCTGTTTGATCGCCTGGTCAAGCAAGGCCGGGCCACACGTTACCTTCGCGACGGTCACGAACCCCTTTGGACCGCGACCGAAACCCTTTCGATTGTCCAAGCCGCGCTGCCTGGCGGCACGGCAGAGCCCAGTGTCGAAGTGCCGGCAGGGGTCGGCAAGCAGTTGGAATCGCACCAGGCGTGGGTCGAATTGGTTCGCAGTGCAGCCCCTTGCCTGGGGCCCTTCTCGACCGAAGAGCTGGCCCAAACCTGGAGGCTGAAGCCATCGAGCGTGCATGCCGCGTGCGAGGCCGTTGAGGCGGAAGGGATCATCTTGCGGGGGCAATACTCAACCGCAGGCTCTTCCCATGAAGGGGATCTACAGTGGTGCGATCGTCGGCTGTTGGCCCGCATTCATCGCTTAACGGTCACCGGACTACGGCAACAGATCCAACCGGTCGAGCGGGATGTCTTTCTGCGTTTTCTCGTGCGGCATCAATTGCTGCAGCGCGAGACAAAGTCGTCTGGCTCACGCGGCCTGAATGCGGTGATGAACTTGCTGCAAGGCTTTGAAGCATCGGCCGGTAGCTGGGAACGCAGCCTGTTGGCGGCACGCATGGATGACTACGACCCCGATTGGCTGGACGAACAACTGACTTCCGGCGAACTGGTTTGGGGGCGACTTCGACCGCCACAAGGAGACGCCGAAGAAGGTCCGAGCATGGCCTCGCTGCGCCGCAGTGTGCCAATGGCGGTCGTACAGCGCGAGAACCTGGGCTGGCTAATTCCGGATGTGCGTCAGTCAGCCGAAGCGTTGGCTCGTGGTAATGCCCAAGATGTCCTGGAAGCCTTGAAGTCGCGAGGAGCCTTGTTTCATCAAGACATCAAAGTGCTCACGAAGTTGTTACCGACCCACTTAGATGAAGCATTGCGAGAACTGGCTGCCCTGGGACTGATTACGTGCGACAGCTTTAGCGCGGTGCGTAAGATCGTCGACGACTCCGGCACCAAAAAGTCTCGCACGCGCCGCAAGTCGAACGCCACCGCGCGGGCCGGCCGTTGGTCGTTGTTCCCAGGCATCGTCGAGGAAGTCTCGGCGGAAGATTACCTGCACCGCTGGTGCTTGCAATTGATTGCGAGGTACGGGGTGATCTTCCGCGATCTGCTTCACCGTGAATCGGCAGCCCCCTCGTGGGCACAACTGGTCCCGATGCTGCGGCGGATGGAACGTCGCGGAGAACTGCGAGGAGGTCGCTTCGTCAAGAATGCCGGAGGCGAGCAGTACGGAACCGAGCAAGCCATTTACGCGTTGCGCAAGCTCCGCGACGCCAAAAAGGAAGATCCGTGGGCCGCCGTCAGTGGTACCGATCCACTCAATCTGGCCGGTGTGCTGAGCGAAGACCCTAAGATTCCGGCGATCCATACCAATGCGCTCATTTGGCAAAACGGCCAAGTCGTGGCGACAAAACGGGGCGGAGAGATTGAGTTTTTGCGTCCTGTCGAGCCCAACGACCAGATGGAAATGACCCGTGCCCTACACGCAGGCCGTCGATTACCGCCGCAAACCATCCCCATCGGGTTTCCCCGTCGCCGGTCGACGGCCAGCTAG
- a CDS encoding DUF1801 domain-containing protein codes for MGTRRPSGVFSPKDLLADFPFSVRDTAESLRKLMKDAVPEVREKAYPGWRIIGYRKSFYFAFIQPKTDHVRLAFQWGTRLPDEDGLLEGEELSHIRYVPFESSLDIPVDSITRLVQYASCHK; via the coding sequence ATGGGAACTCGTCGGCCAAGTGGAGTCTTCTCTCCTAAGGATCTACTGGCCGACTTTCCCTTCTCGGTTCGCGATACGGCCGAATCGCTGCGAAAGCTAATGAAGGATGCCGTTCCGGAAGTTCGCGAGAAAGCCTATCCCGGCTGGCGGATCATTGGTTACCGCAAGTCGTTTTACTTCGCGTTCATCCAACCCAAGACCGACCATGTACGGCTAGCGTTCCAATGGGGAACTCGCCTGCCGGACGAGGACGGACTGCTCGAGGGAGAAGAGCTTTCCCACATCCGTTACGTGCCGTTTGAATCTTCCCTGGATATCCCCGTCGACTCGATCACCCGCCTTGTTCAATACGCCAGCTGCCACAAGTAA
- a CDS encoding 3-keto-disaccharide hydrolase yields the protein MQRPLSRTILAALLAVAAPLAIFAADDTKTYTTQEEAPASYQVQGEYVGKLDIDGAEVKYGVQVIALGNDKFEAVTYPGGLPGEGYSGGNYDELMKVTGTASGGKVEYKGDGFVATLHDGRIDVLGEGGNTIGTLEKVVRKSPTLGAKAPEGAIVLFDGSSADAWNNGKVVQEDLLLAACESKEKFGDHTLHLEFRTPYKPDARGQARGNSGLYIQSRYECQVLDSFGLTGADNECGGIYKISKPKVNMCFPPLTWQTYDVDFTAAKYDADGKKTENARATIKHNGVVIHDDLELPSNTPGRHQEGPEADAIYLQGHGNPVVFRNIWVVKK from the coding sequence ATGCAGCGTCCCCTTTCCCGCACTATTTTGGCCGCCTTGCTGGCCGTTGCCGCTCCGCTGGCCATATTTGCCGCGGACGACACCAAGACCTACACCACCCAGGAAGAAGCCCCGGCTTCCTACCAAGTTCAAGGCGAATACGTCGGCAAGCTTGATATCGACGGTGCCGAAGTGAAGTACGGCGTTCAGGTCATTGCCCTGGGCAACGATAAATTTGAAGCCGTCACCTACCCGGGTGGTTTGCCAGGCGAAGGTTATTCGGGCGGCAACTACGATGAACTAATGAAAGTTACCGGCACCGCCAGCGGCGGCAAGGTCGAGTACAAAGGCGATGGCTTTGTCGCGACCCTGCACGACGGCAGGATCGACGTGCTCGGCGAAGGTGGCAACACCATCGGTACGCTTGAAAAGGTCGTTCGCAAAAGCCCCACCCTGGGTGCGAAAGCTCCTGAAGGTGCGATCGTCCTGTTCGACGGTTCCAGCGCCGATGCTTGGAACAACGGCAAGGTCGTTCAAGAAGATCTTCTGCTGGCCGCCTGCGAATCGAAAGAGAAGTTCGGCGATCACACGCTGCACCTCGAATTCCGTACGCCTTACAAGCCAGACGCCCGCGGCCAGGCTCGCGGCAATAGTGGTTTGTACATCCAAAGCCGCTACGAATGCCAGGTCCTCGATTCGTTTGGCCTGACCGGTGCCGATAACGAATGCGGTGGGATCTACAAGATCTCGAAGCCGAAAGTGAACATGTGCTTCCCGCCACTCACTTGGCAAACATACGACGTCGACTTCACCGCGGCCAAGTACGATGCCGACGGCAAGAAAACCGAAAACGCACGTGCCACGATCAAGCACAATGGTGTCGTCATCCACGATGACCTGGAACTTCCCAGCAACACGCCTGGTCGTCACCAAGAAGGTCCTGAAGCGGATGCAATTTACCTGCAAGGTCACGGTAACCCGGTTGTTTTTCGCAACATTTGGGTTGTGAAGAAGTAA